Genomic window (Neodiprion lecontei isolate iyNeoLeco1 chromosome 7, iyNeoLeco1.1, whole genome shotgun sequence):
AATCTACTCATCAAATTGcgtttttctctgtttctttttACCTCTTGTGtgtttgaatttctttttttaactggtttttttcgtatttctttATTAATCCGTGTAAGTGCAGTTTATATTAAGATGCCTGTCTTACAGTTTTAGGAAGCATTTAGTTGACGAGTCTGATTCCGATCGTGCAAACCTTGTGCTTTAATCCTATATAGTAGATCACACCCCAGTAGAATCGCATAACGGTCATATTGGGTGGAGTCCATCCCAAACgtgatattatatttcaaaaatgagATCTAAAAATGGCGCCACGAGGCCCATTTTCACGACTAAGGGACTCtaagagaaatttgaagaatgTTTGGGGTGAAATTTACTATAAGTGACCTATTACAGTTGAAGTAACATTATTATATTAGGTATAAAGGTAAAACCCTGAACGCGTTATAAATACAATAACGCGGCGATTGATGGTAATGGCTAGATGCGATAAAATTCCCATTTTTCAAGCAACGATTAATAATTATGCCCgcaaagaatttaaaaaaaaaatatatcttcaaGAGAAATGATGTGGAAAAAATAGGAAAGGTGTAGAAAATTATTCCTTGTCACTTCAACCTTACAACTGTAGCGAATCTGCAGTCTCAATTATTCAAGTTATGGTAGTTATAGTATTAATTGCTTTATATCCTACAGATGTAGACTAATGTCAAATCCTAAAATGACTCCTCAGCATCCAATGCAAGAACAAAGACTATTGATAATGtcaaaaaagaagaggaatgaaattttgttttttcatattttagcCTGCGTGTAACTCATAATATCAATTATAAGAACTTcctaaaaaaacaaactctTTTTTCTCGAGAGTTTGTTGTGTCATTATTAAAATACAATTCTAAcgcattcaaattttataataacgaaGATTATGAAACAATTTCTAAAATCAAAGGCACACTTGTTTTTTTACCTGcttgaaaatttatgttttgcatttttctattGATATTGTTGTCTTCTACTATTTTTCGACCTTGCGTTAACGGTGTAACAGGAACATAGAATAATCGTATCCAACTCAACGTCAAAGTCGAAATCCCTAATTATAAGGTTATCTATAATTCCTAAATAGCTTCCGAGTCACTTaaaatcatttaaatattACGCGCCGTTACGCCGTATTAACTCGAGACGAATAGGGTACAGACATTCAAATTCAGCCTAACACGCAGgcgtcaaaaataaaatatagttctgtataaattgtcaataatcttgttaaattattaaacaaataGAAGGGAGTGAGTTTCTTCTGTCTCAACGGACAATAAATGGTGTACACCATTTCGAaccaaaattatatttattaacgaTTCGTATCTTTTCTATAATTGTTGTTGTCTGGGATTCGATTTGTAACTGATGTCTTTCGTACATATAAGCAACAGTTTTATTTCGATTCATATTATGGCGACTATGTCTCCACATACGCCTATGCCGTAAACTTAGGTTGTAAATGTCTTTCTGCCCTTTCTATTGCTTTCGCTATTTTCCATACTTTTCGACTTTACTATCCACGAACCTTTTTTTTGGGTTTTTCCCTATCCTGCGGTACCTGGGAGGGTAGCCTTCGGGCAGCGTCACAGGGTCATATAAAATCTGGCGACCAACTGGCGAGCCTTGTTTCTTCCAGGTTCCGTTTTCCTGACTTCTTTAGCatacttttcaaaaatcttttctATCCTTTTCTAATATTGCTTTCCGGCACGTATGTACCTAACTGCCTACTTGCATACCATGCCACAATCTCTAACCAACTTTCGTGCAGAGCAGTCGACCACTTAGTCCGGTCAATTTAGACATTTCGAAACACAATAATTCCGACAGAGCTGAATTTTGGTAGAGACCTTGGGTTTaccattataaaaaaaaagaaaaaagtcccCATCGATACCATGTGTGCTAAAAAagttacataaatataaaggTTAAAAATATCACTTCATTGATTTTTGTGCTTTTTGTGAGTTTAGTATTGAattaattagcaaaaaaaaaagttgacagTCTCAGGTTAACAGAATTAaagtaattttacataaaaaataatataaatatggcatatgatatttttttgtacttttattggaaaatattcgaaatttttgattagtgTCATTTTTGATCGCTGATATCTTTGAAACGGTTGACCTGAAGAACTTTGATCATGAGACGTTTTCtgtagagcgtaaaatttcctacaaatcttttttttcagattgttgTTACGATGAACGGTTctgaagtaataaaaattcaaaaatgaaacagaaatttcccgtgttatttaaatggaaaataaagaaatggataGAGGCAAACCTTTCTattgatatcaatttttggacaccataaggaaaaaaaaattcgtctttttttgaaacaccctaatacTATATaaaaactataatatatactatacatacattatgtatatatactatatatactatacatatactatgtatatccgtgacatatatgtataatatgcatGCATATTATATAGAATGTAACTCGTTCGACTTTTAAAATCACGATATCTCAGAAATGATAATtcttaagaaaaaaagtatggaGACCATTTTTGTGGATAATTTTATGATATACAATTTTGGTCTGAgctatttttttgataaaattaaccgttaacgagaaaaatcgaaaaaaccgaaaatttttacctttgaccttgaataacttttttaaCACACATGGTGTCGATGGggccttttttttcttataatggTAAACCCAAGGTCTCTACCAAAATTCAGCTCTGTCGGAATTATTGTGTTTCGATCACTATTTTTATGTCTAAATTGACCGGACCAAGTCCACTCGAGCTGAGTACTCGGACCTCTCACATCATAGCTCAAATTGCTGTACATACTCTTGTAAATAAATCACCTACCAGTTCCTACAACTCTGCGTCATTATTTAGATTCAGCCGCACAATGACCACAATAGCGAGCGAAATAACGCCATTTTATGTTCTAAAAGATGAccaaagaaaatagaaatatgtTTAATACATCCTgtgaaagaattaattttttttcttaaaatcgaGAGTTTACATCGCTGGAAGAAATTTGCTttaagttaaaaaaaactgtacatgaaaaattttctgcaaatagtgcaagaaaaaaactaaaattgtaaaatagtaaaaaaattacacaaattCAGAACTCAGAAATGGttataaatgaatattcatgtTAGAATATAAGGTAAACGTGTCATATTgtatgagagtgagagaacCACAAACACGAATGTATGCCTCTTCAGTAATCTCCATGTAGGTGTGTGTCGTGTGAGAGAACAAAAGAGGGACGCGGCCTAGAGATCAGGTATGTGCCGCGTACCTCACTTCTACTTTTTCTAAAGCTCGTGTAAGGTGCGGAGCGTTGAATAGTACATGTATTACTAATTCTGTGTTTAAATTCCGTTTTCTTCATTAAATACTTTACACATAAAATGTTTCCTGCCATTTAATTTCCCAAGCATTTCCCAATTTCTCAACAATTaatttaaagaattttattgaaacgGATGCTGAGTAGCggtgaagaaataaaatgaaaatcaatttcgagGTGATTTGGTCGAGTTGTCGCATCGCACCTCGTACGATGAACTCATAACGCAACGTTATACTCACATCGGGTTATCTGGTGTATGATCAGATATACTGAGTTAATATTTACGcaacgtttcaattttcttatgTTTTCTCAGCCTTGATATTGCAAAatataacaaagaaaatctctTGTTACGCGATGAGCAGTTAACTAAGGCGAAGAAGTGGAGTAGAAAAGAGCGAGGTCAAGAGAAACTTTCTCTCctctttttctcatcttctctTCGGTAAATCGATCAACCTGGGAACCGGGAATATAATCACGACTTTGACGGCGTCAGGAAATCACGATTAATGCCATCAGGTTTATTAGCTCCTGCTCCAAGTCAGCATCCTCTGCACACGGGTAATGTTTGTCActaatttcaatttcccttcCAAAATTATGTCCACCGCAGCACAACCACAGTACATGTTTATGCCCCATATTTCTGAAACTTTTTGCCCAATGTCGACGTAGAATGAAATTCGAATACGAAACGGATTTCCCAAATAGCCCTTGTAATTTGTGACGCATAATATGTagacaataatatcgatggTTGAAGATTCAGGACATTCCCCGCAAAAACCAAATGTTTAATAACAtaagtaataatatttatttgccTAAGCAATGTGTGGTTCAAATGAAATGGACTTGAATAGTCgacaaaattaattaaaacgaTGCAATTGTAACTCCATTctatgaaatataatttcaattcgtgaCTAACTGTAAGTGATTTCTAGCGATTATTCTAATTCActtgactgttttttttttttttcatcatagtTAATGTTTTTTAAGGGATTACATCCGGTCGCAACTTTCCTAAAATTGATTGTCTTTGGATATATATCTTTATCGTACAGCTACATCgtttaagaatattttggCCTTAAGCTGATgtcaaatttccaaaaattgagAAAGTTATAAGCACTTATTTAACAACAGCGCAATGGTGTGTTCTTTAATAGAGTCGAGTAGAAAGATCAGCCTGTGAGGAAGCTACGAATACGACAGAAAGCCATTCAGGAATTGCCGATAaaaggtaagaaaaatttccatttcatcTGATATAAAATTAACATCGAAACTGAGGTCAAAACTTTGAACACGTTTACCTCGAAACTACATTTTCCGGTGTAGTGGGCCTCCTAATCTCAAGCTTTTCATGTAACTTTTGTGATACCTGATAGTATGTTGAGCGAATTTTTTGATAAGCTGAACCGTTTATTGATGATATCTAAAATACGGAAAGATTTTCGATTGGAAGAAACGACGATTTTGTTCAATCCGATacatctttcaatttttgaaaattttttaaatcctgaTCAACAAATCATAACTATTATCATCTATATTAAAACGTACTTTAAGTTTTAGTTTCCAATACGGTGTTTCACCGATACAGCGCCCATCGTTTGGTCCCGCTATAATCGCAAAGGTTCGGTAAAATGATTGTAACTCTTAACTATCTtttcttcaattaaaaattaacttcAGATACGTAATAATGGTCTGTGATCACGCGCCAAAGgccaaataaatttaattttaactttgtcggtaacaaaatttcaaagatgTACGTGATTTTCGATGCTTTAGCCGTATGGAacacctgaattttttcaattggtCCATTTATGAGAGCAAAAAAGAtgctgcatttttttttttttttttaacttataACGcaacgagaagaaaattagTAAAATGTGACAGTAATTAACTCGAGGAGGAGAGACTTGAGTTTGAAATGTTTCTCCGCGAGCGCATCAGAAGTGGAACAAATCAATTCaccaaaaaatgaaagatcACGGATTCGTTAGACGACGAATCGGCATTCTGGTGCTCTGAACCCTCACGAAACATAATAATTGGGAGCATTATCAGCCGACCAATTCAACGATAATGCACTTTACCGAATTAGATACTTGAATTTCGTGTGTCGAGTCGGACGCATGTGGTTTTGGTTCTGCGCacttgattgattgatttgtgACCCTTCCCACTATTTGAGGAGGTTGCTTAaccaaaaataaatacttttcaACCGTTTTATTACTAGACTAGATAGTCAGGAAtcgagtatttatcaaatgaaCATATTTGTCAGTTACGAAGATCTCTTTAAAAacacaaattttaaaattgctGATACCAAAAACATAAAAGCTTTCATCCCGAGTCGAAGTTTAGACGCTGCCATAAGCCTGTAAGTACTAAACAGAGCCTCATTTAGTACCTTTTGGTCCTCACACCCTATTCAAAACCTTGAAACAGCTATTGTTTATCTTTTTCATAGTTGGACCCCTTGTGGACCTTAACGTCCTGTTATAACCTATACCTGTACTTTATGTGACTCTCGACTCGTATAAGATTCTGTTTAAATCGAAGATGGTGACGTCTGAAGACTAGGCAAATTGATGTGGATAGCTCCATATATAGTTGTTgcaatattattttaaattcaagtAAGTTCCTTGTTTTTCAACttagtaagaagaaaaaaaacagggtTAAACACAAACTGCAGAAGTCATTAAAAGTAAGAGAATTAAATTTAGGTGTCATGACACATTGAATAATATTAGCACAATACGTACTACTTCATAAGATTGATATTTGCAATTGGATGTAAATGGATGCaaaatcttccgtatagttTTTATTACTAATAATTGCGTCTATAATTCATCGCTATTAACTTAGAGATGATTCTCACTTCCACGAAAATAAGAGCAACTCGACCAATCTCAGCCCTTAAATATATCGATTGATACTTGAATTTGCTATCACTACTCACATGTCAATCAATAtaaatatcgaaatcaaattGAAGTATTGAACTTAATATTCAATGATTGTAATTGTACATTCTATGGTAAAGTACGTATAGAGGTTTTAAAGATGTCCTACTTTGAACCTAAACGTGTAAGAATCGGAAATATGGGCCAAATTTAGGTAAAGAATGGGTTCTCTTTTCAATAGAAAGTTAGTCCTCGACAGATCCTACTACATCTTACCAAACATAGGACTTCCAGGCGTACACGAGGGTTTAAATTTCGAATCGGGATATCAATACCCCAAGTTGAAATTTTGGCCCTACGGTAAACCTGTGGATACTAAGAAAGgtcttattatattattttaagaGTCTGCCATCGTgatgtcttttatttttctgacacTACCACAAGTGCGTACAAACAAGTGAATTTCGCGGAATGAATTCTTAAAGACAAGAGAAtacttttcaaatgttttgTGTAAAACGCGATAATGAGATCCATTGACAAATTAATTTGAAGtacattattcattattcTGCTTTCGAATTTAGATAGAATGTTATTGTCAGACTCGCCGTCAAATGTTGGGGATACATATTTTAGCTCCAATATAACGTAAACAAAGTTTGATTCATGAAATATGTTACCTACCTAGTGGAAGGTTACTGTAGTTATAGTTTACAAATCTaatcagaaaatttaattttatgaatataaataattaaatcaacATTTGTAAAGTAGTGTTCCGAAAGTAgacagaaaaaattgtgccGGTTGTGATTCAGCTAGGATTGTATGATAGGATTTTTAAAGCGATTACACAACTTAGTTGGCATTCCGAGAGTTTGCTGTACAATGTCACCAATAACAATGTTGGAAGGTATAATGCTATCGTCAGAAAGTTCATCGGAGGAAAGCGTATTAATTCCCGAAGAGCACATTCTTAGAACGCTGAATGGGCTGAGGCTGTTGTACAATTCAACACATCAAAGTCGTACTCAAAGTTGAATGCTGCGATGGAAAAGAATCCGGCTACCGAATTTCAACTAcaagcaattttttcaatcgtccCAATAGGGTCATCcacgacattttttttaccgttttatattaaatttcagGTACCAAAAACTGTAGAAAAactcataattttcaaaaatacgtaGCTGATACGTTAATTGAAGCACTTAAATTATGATACGATTTGAAACGGCTCCATTTTAGGCGCCATTATACAAGTTACTCCGTGACGTCATAATTGGGTAAACAGTGGCAACTGGACATTGAAAATGTGCGAAAACCGCGAAATTAGACGAAAACGTGCATATAGGTGGTATTTTGTcccactttttaaaaatactaGTATATCCGCGCcttcaaacatatttttaccTGTACCAAAAGGTGACACGAGAATAAAATGGTTTGAGTTAGCTCGGCGAAGCGACGTAACCTCACTTCAAAATGCTTTATATTGTTACGAAGACCACTTTGACGTAAGTTCACTTTCTGTTTTTCCTACTTTACTCATTAGCATTTACTTCTTATTCTAGTTTAGGTGAACAATACCTCATGCATATGTCATCTTTGTCGTTAATTATCCAATATAAGTGTATCACCTCTTTATTAGTCGGATAGCTGCATGAACAGTAGCTGTCAATTAATTCTTATGTAGATATAGTTACAGGAATGTTTGGAGAATTATAGAAGAGTTGTGGAAGATAAAACTGCTTCAGTGAGACTGAAAAAAGGTGCATTACCGCATAAATTTGATTGTCGACCAGACAGAGAAAGAGCTTTCTCGAAACCTGTGAGACCTGGAGTACTGAAACGACAGAAGAGACAGATTCTTAAAGAAATAGAGTTCGACGCACTTTCACACAAAGAGAATATCGATTCATCACGAACAGTTGAGAGCCAGGTTTCTACGGGTCTTGCTGAATTAAAGTTGCCTGAAAATGAGGAACCGGAAAATATTACGGACAACGAAGCAACAGCATTCACATATGAGTTCGCGCACCTTATTTCTCCTTCCTCGAGTGTGCTAGCTCTAACTTCACCTGcacagaaatatttcagtgTCCAAGTGCGCTTATTACCAAAATTCCGCAGTAAAGCTTCCAGTTGCGTACCTATCACCCAAGATGCGAGTTGTTCACCCATAACGATACGAACAACTGTAAAACTCCGAAAAAAGCAAGAAGCGTTATCTACAACGTCTAGTAACGCATATAACCTGGATGACACGTTGGAAGATTGCAGCGAGTACCTGCCTTCTGATGAAACGAGTGAAGAAGTAGTGAAACAAGATGATTCTATTCGAAAacaagagataaaaaaaatgaaactattgCTCATTGCTAATAAAGCAAAAATGTACGTTGGAATTCCAGATAATAgcttttttatcataaaattgCTTCACGATGCAACAGGATTAAAAATTAAGCACATTTGTTTAACGCTAACTAAAATCAGACTAGATGACACATTTGCAAGACTTAGTGATGAATTTGGTATTAGTAGTAGCAACGCTAACACAATATTCAGACGAGCCATTCCTTTGCTGGTACACTTTCTACAAACATTGATACTTTGGCCATCAGATGATTCGATAAAGTTGAATTTGCCATTAGCATTTCGTGCCAGATACAGTAATGTCCAATCTATAATTGATTGTTTTGTAATCGAGATCCAAAAGCCTAGCAATGCGATTCACCAGAACGTAACTTGGTCtgagtataaaaaatgtaataccctgaaatatttattatcttCAACGCCAGATGGAACAATCAATTTTGTATCTAAAGGATTTGGTGGCAGGACGACAGATAATGTCATCGTACAAGAAAGTAAATACCTGAATCAGCTCCCAAAAAATTACGCAGTTATGGCTGATAGAGGTTTCAAACATATAGAACCacttttgagaaaaaatggaTGCATTGTAGTCCGTTCACCAAGTGTTGCGAGTTCCGTGAAGCCGACTAAAGCTAAGGTTATGGAAAGAGTTATCCGGAGATTCAGAGAATTTGCATTATGGAAACCTCacgcaggaattcatcatgtAACATTAGATATTATGGATGAAATAGTAATCATTGCAGCACGCCtaataaatttacaatcacctataattaatcaataatacTGTATAATGTACCGTTCAGTGTATTACAATACATTACATTCATAGACatgtttgtaatattttaatttttttttacattcatagctacaattttattcactattttgataatattgaaaaatatagtttttatatttggctctaattgtttttttttaacctgtCGCAGCGTTGAAAATGAGTGAGTAAATATTCTCCTTCCAAAAACCCATGACTTTTTCTATGAGATCTAATACCAAATCTTCGTCGTATTCTACGCAAATAAGTTTAATCGATTGACTAGTTTCAAAGTCATGAGTAGCTACACAGAAGAACcccttttttacttttttcatgaACATCTGGAGTTGAATTTGAGCCATGAATTTATTTGCCACCTGATTATTCTCTTTAATGTATCTGGATTTTGCTTTACAGGTCATTGGGCATTTTATCTCTACCACAAAGTCATTTCCTACACCATCAGGCGATGCACCGATAATAGGGAACCTCGAATCCAACAGCAATCCACAATCCTgtatatttgttttcaatagCTCTTCAGTTAATTTCACATCTTTCTCCAATCGTCTTCCTCTCTCCATTGCTTCCGTATCTCTGATTTTGAGCATCCTATAACTTGTTCGACAAGCGACCCGTTCTTAGTTTTACAATGGGCTATTTCATATATCCGAGATGCTGTGATTCGCCCATACCGTAACTCGTTCCATAATTTAGATTCGCTTTGATTTTGAGTTTCATTTCTAGCCAGATTGCATCGATCTTCAGTCATCGTATCACTTGCAAATCTCAGAAAACTTTCTACATCCATATTATCTgaacagcaaaaaaaatcgagcATTATATTATGCAACGACAAAACCTTACTGGAATCTGTTTTAATATAATACCTAAATATTTGGCTGTCGAATTgtcgttttttcattttgtctagcagagttttaaaaaatgttgtattATCCGGTAACTCCGTCTGAACTTTGGACTGCCGCATATCTTTTGCTTTCAACGATCTAACATTTGATGCAACTTGAGCGAAGCGGGCCTTTTTCCAGAAGCATACAGTTGCTGTTGGTTCAGTTTCTTCGCTACGCCGGTGGACCCACATCAAAACAGCGATGGCATGCTTACAACCACCTTAAAATGGAATATTTCATACTCTATTGTACATTTACGTTTAAATTAGACAATATACAATACATTACTTGCCGATGCTGCGCAATCCTCACAAGTAACGCTTTTAATTGACTCATTTTCTTCATCGACCATAATCGAAACTGCATATGCTTTGCTATTTACTCTATGTTCAGGACATACTCTTCCACGGACAGCACAGAATTGTCCTTCTCTTCTGAGCTCTACGTACCCAACTGCGGCATCACCATAATCCTCTCTTTCAGCTCTAGATGTCAAATGATTTTTATAGGTTATGGTATATTACTAAAATTACTTACAGCACGATCAGCACGACTCTATTTCATAAAGCATATGAATAGAAAATGTgatcaaataaattaaaacgcCGTATATTGTTGTTACCGTTAAATATTAACGGTAAGatgcgaaataaattttcttaaaactGTACCTACCTTCGAGCCTTGACACCACTAGTTTCAGCCAAATCAAAATACTCGCTTTCCGAGAAGAACTCCGTGACCATTAAAACTGTTACTTTCGAAAGATTATCGGACTGTGCTTTGACAAATccaatattcattttttatcaaaatacaAAGTACAGAACACAAAATATGCCGAGTCCATGTAAATTCACACTATGATCTTTTGAATCTA
Coding sequences:
- the LOC124295573 gene encoding uncharacterized protein LOC124295573, with protein sequence MNIGFVKAQSDNLSKVTVLMVTEFFSESEYFDLAETSGVKARRAEREDYGDAAVGYVELRREGQFCAVRGRVCPEHRVNSKAYAVSIMVDEENESIKSVTCEDCAASASGCKHAIAVLMWVHRRSEETEPTATVCFWKKARFAQVASNVRSLKAKDMRQSKVQTELPDNTTFFKTLLDKMKKRQFDSQIFRYYIKTDSNNMDVESFLRFASDTMTEDRCNLARNETQNQSESKLWNELRMLKIRDTEAMERGRRLEKDVKLTEELLKTNIQDCGLLLDSRFPIIGASPDGVGNDFVVEIKCPMTCKAKSRYIKENNQVANKFMAQIQLQMFMKKVKKGFFCVATHDFETSQSIKLICVEYDEDLVLDLIEKVMGFWKENIYSLIFNAATG